One Arcobacter sp. F155 DNA window includes the following coding sequences:
- a CDS encoding heparinase II/III family protein → MSLLNKIKPIYEYIKLMGFDWFVFRVKYEILRKINYFDKVNDRILKKVSNYNIEKFYYKKIGLINNDFIDRKSFIQKADNAIEGKIFAFSNEYFDYSEDGNVNWQMNPISKVKANNTLSWNKLPDFGEYGDIKLIWEASRFPQVYYYINAYSTTKDEKYAKQCIAQILDWIEKNPYPQGVNYKCGQEISFRVFAWINALEYFREFFTKEDEQKIVKSIYTSLLRIDANIDYAVKSVKNNHSISEAAGLFISGLIFSQFKESKYFINKGLKYLLKETSYQVYSDGSYIQHSFIYQRLTLDVLSFVMVVSKKMNYNLPIELEQRHQQMIEFLNSFIQENGWLPNYGSNDGANLFPLTGDNYRDFRSSLNFASVVNRGCSLFDDNKKLVEYFFLEDKEIKELNKKIKFDDGGYYILKNKNFFSFLRCHSYKDRPASNDMFHLDVWSDNKNIFCDAGSYSYNTDKKFKNNFIGVVGHNTAMINNSNQMAQVLNFGYSNWTKAKCIYFDENHFLGENYAYKKELGVVQERDIKLENDKIIVIDNIKNIKENTNIKQIWNTKFDVEKIDEYSLKVDEYIISSNIKCKLETSYMSDYYNSYDKGVRISFEIDTFKDFEIRTIIKKRTNTICE, encoded by the coding sequence ATGAGCTTATTAAATAAAATCAAACCAATATATGAATACATCAAGCTTATGGGGTTTGATTGGTTTGTGTTTAGAGTAAAGTATGAGATACTAAGAAAGATAAACTATTTTGATAAAGTAAATGATAGGATACTTAAAAAAGTATCTAATTATAATATAGAAAAGTTTTACTATAAAAAAATTGGTTTAATTAATAATGATTTTATAGACAGAAAATCATTCATACAAAAAGCAGATAATGCTATTGAGGGTAAGATATTTGCTTTTTCAAATGAGTATTTTGATTATAGTGAAGACGGAAACGTCAATTGGCAGATGAATCCTATATCAAAAGTTAAGGCAAATAATACACTATCATGGAATAAATTGCCAGACTTTGGAGAGTATGGAGATATAAAGCTTATATGGGAAGCTTCTAGGTTTCCTCAAGTGTATTATTATATAAATGCTTATAGTACTACAAAAGATGAAAAATATGCTAAACAATGCATAGCTCAGATATTAGACTGGATAGAAAAAAATCCATATCCTCAAGGTGTTAATTATAAATGTGGTCAAGAAATAAGTTTTAGAGTATTTGCTTGGATAAATGCACTTGAATATTTTAGAGAGTTTTTTACTAAAGAAGATGAACAAAAAATAGTAAAAAGTATTTATACTTCACTTTTAAGAATAGATGCAAATATAGATTATGCTGTAAAATCAGTTAAAAATAATCACTCTATAAGTGAAGCTGCTGGACTTTTTATAAGTGGACTTATATTCTCACAATTTAAGGAATCAAAGTATTTTATAAATAAAGGATTGAAGTATTTACTAAAAGAAACATCATATCAAGTATATAGTGATGGTTCATATATTCAGCATTCATTTATTTATCAACGACTTACTTTAGATGTACTTTCTTTTGTGATGGTTGTATCAAAAAAGATGAATTATAACTTACCAATAGAACTAGAGCAACGACATCAACAAATGATAGAGTTTTTAAACTCGTTTATTCAAGAAAATGGATGGCTTCCAAATTATGGTTCAAATGATGGAGCAAATTTATTTCCACTAACAGGTGATAACTATAGAGATTTTAGAAGTAGTTTAAACTTTGCTAGTGTAGTAAATAGAGGTTGTAGTCTGTTTGATGATAATAAAAAGTTAGTAGAATATTTTTTTTTAGAAGATAAAGAAATTAAAGAGTTAAATAAAAAAATAAAATTTGATGATGGTGGATACTACATATTAAAAAACAAAAACTTTTTTAGCTTTCTTAGATGCCACAGCTACAAAGATAGACCCGCTTCAAACGATATGTTTCATCTTGATGTTTGGAGTGATAATAAGAATATATTTTGTGATGCAGGGTCGTATTCCTACAACACTGATAAAAAGTTTAAAAATAATTTCATAGGAGTAGTTGGTCATAATACTGCGATGATAAATAATTCAAATCAGATGGCTCAAGTATTGAACTTTGGATATTCAAATTGGACAAAAGCAAAATGTATTTATTTTGATGAAAATCATTTTTTAGGTGAGAATTATGCATACAAAAAAGAGCTTGGAGTAGTTCAAGAAAGAGATATAAAACTAGAAAATGATAAAATAATAGTAATAGATAATATAAAGAATATTAAAGAGAATACAAACATTAAGCAAATTTGGAATACAAAGTTTGATGTAGAGAAAATTGATGAATATAGCTTGAAGGTTGATGAGTATATTATTTCTTCAAATATAAAGTGCAAGCTAGAAACCAGCTATATGTCTGATTATTATAACTCTTATGATAAGGGGGTTAGAATAAGTTTTGAGATTGATACTTTTAAAGATTTTGAGATAAGAACTATAATAAAAAAGAGGAC